The following DNA comes from Kitasatospora sp. NBC_01287.
GGCCGGACCACGGTCAGCGGCACACCGCTCGGCGCGATCGCCTCGCGCAGCGCCGCCAGCACCCGGTCGGCCGCGCCGTCGGCGGCGAACACCAGCCAGGAGGACGGCGTCCGCTCCTCGGCCGGACCGGCGGCGGCCTGGCGCCAGGCCGGCAGGTGGATCCACCGCTCCTCCGGCAGCAGCGGGATCCGGTCGAACTGCTCCAGCGCGCCACCCGGTCCGGCGGGCAGCTCCGCCGCGCCCGCGCCGGTGCTCGCGCCCGGTGCTCCGGCGGCGGTGCGCTCGGTGCGCTCGATCCAGTACCGCTGGCGCTGGAACGGATAGGTGGGCAGCGGTATGCGGCCCGGCGCGGCGCCGGTGTCCAGCACGACGCCGTCGCGGCGCTGGTCGGGCTCGACAGCGGCGGGCTGGACAGCGGCGTGCTGGTCCCGGCCGTGGTGGGCGGTCCAGTCGACGTCGACGCCGAGCAGCCAGAGCCGGGCGAGGCACTCGGTGAGCACCGCGTCGTCGGGCCGCGGGTCGCCCGCGCCGGGCAGCGTCGCGGTGATCATCGGCCAGCGCCGCGGCGGGCAGCCGGCGCCGCGCAGCAGCGCGCCGAGCGACTGGCCAGGGCCGATCTCCACCACGGCGAGCTGCTCGTCGGCCAGCAGCGCCGCCGCGGCCCGCTCGAACTGCACGGGGCTGCACATGTGCTGGGCCCAGTAGGCCGGGTCGCGCACCAGCTCGGCGTCCACCGGGGCTCCGGTGACGTTGGAGAGGTAGGGCAGCGTCGGCGCGCCGAGGCGGATGTTGCGGCTGATCCAGTCGGTGAGTTCACCGGCCAGCGGCGCCAGCATCCGGGAATGGAACGCGTGGCTGGTCCGCAGCGGCCGACAGGCGATGCCCGCCGCGCGCAGCTCGGCGGCCAGGGCGTCGAGCGCCGCCCCGGGGCCCGCGACCACGACCGTCTCCGGACCGTTGACCGCCGCGATGTCCAGGCCGCGCGCTTCGAGGCCGAAGCGCTCGCTCAGCCGCGCCGCCGGGAGCTGGACGGCGGCCATCGCGCCCGGCTCGGCGGTGGCGATCAGCCGGGCGCGGTGCACGACCAGGGCGAGCGCGTCGTCCAGCGAGAGCACACCGGACAGGCAGGCCGCCACGTACTCGCCGAGGCTGTAGCCCAGCATCATCGAGGGGCGGACGCCCCACCTCAGCAGGGTGGCGGCCAGCGCGTAGTCGACCGCGAAGAGCAGTGGCTGGACGATCTCGGTGCGCTGCAGCGCGTCCGCGCGGCCGTCCGCACCGCTGCCGGCACCGCCGTCCGCCGCCGTGGCCCGGCCCAGCAGCGCCGCCAGGTCGGGGCCGCCGCCGCGCTCGCCGGTGAGCAGGTCGCGCAGCCCGGCCGGGCCGGCCATGTTGTCGGCGCCGTCCAGGCCGTCCAGGCCGTCCAGGCCGTCCAGGTCGGCGGTCAGCTCGGCCAGCTTGGCCAGGCACGCGTCCAGCTCGGCCCGGAACACCGGCTCGCGCCGGTGGAGTTCGCCGACCATCCCGGGGTACTGCTCGCCGACCCCGGTGAACAGGAAGGCCACCGGCCTGCCCTGGACGGCCTCGACGCGCCCGGCCGGCGGCGCCGCGCCCACCGCGCCGGTCAGCGTCGCGACCGCGCCCGCGAGGTCGGCGGCCACGGTGACACTGCGGTGCTCGAAGGTCCTGCGTCCCACCTGGAGCGTGTACGCGGCGTCGGCGAGCCGGGTGCCCGGCCGCTCCCGCAGGTGCTCGCCGAGCTGCCGGACGGCCTCCTCCAGGGCCTGCGCGCCGCGTGCCGAGACCGGCAGCAGCTGGTACCTGCGCGCGGTCCGCGCGTCGCCGGCCGGCGGCTCGGGGCGCCGCGGCGGCTCCTGGACGACCACGTGCACGTTGGTGCCGCCCATGCCCAGCGAGTTGAGGCCGGCGATCCGCGGCCGCCGCGGCGAGGCGGGCCAGGGGGTGAGCTCGGCATTGACGTAGAAGGGGCTGTGCGCGAAGTCGATCTGCGGGTTGGGGCTGGTGAAGTGCAGCGTCGGCGGGATCAGCCCCTCCCGCAGCACCAGCGAGGTCTTGATCAGGCCCGCCGTGCCGGCCGCCCGGTCCAGGTGGCCCACGTTGGTCTTCACCGAGCCGATCGGGCAGTACTGGTCCCGCCCGGTCGGGCCGAAGGCGCGGGTCAGCGCGGCCACCTCGATCGGGTCGCCCAGCTCGGTGCCGGTCCCGTGTGCCTCGACGTAGCCGATGTCGGTGGCGGCGACCCGGGCGTCGGCCATCGCGTCGGCGATCACGGCGGCCTGGCCCACCACGCTCGGCGCGGTGTAGCCGACCTTGAGCGCGCCGTCGTTGTTCAGCGCCGAGCCGCGGATCACCGACCAGATGTGGTCGCCGTCCCGCAGCGCGTCGCCCAGCCGCTTGAGCACGACCACGGTGGCGCCGTCGCCGAACATGCTGCCGCGCGCCCCGGCGTCGAAGGCGCGCACGTGCCCGTCGGGCGACTCCATGCCGCCGGGGGTGTGCAGGTGCCCGATCCGGTCCGGCACCCGGACCGAGACGCCCCCGGCGAGCGCCATCTCGCAGTCGCCCGCGCGCAGGGAGCGCACGGCGGTGTGCACGGCGACCAGCGAGGTGGAGCAGAACGTCTGCACCGCCACGCTCGGGCCGCGCAGGTCGAAGAGGTAGGAGACGGTGGTGGTGAGCGCGTCCTTGTCGTTGCCCATCACCAGCTCGTACATGCTGACGTCCTGGTCGCCGGCGAACCGGTCCATCATGCCGAGCAGGTAGGTGCTGAGGTTGGAGCCGCCGAACACCCCGACCCGGCCGCGGTGTTCGGGCCGGGCATAGCCGGACTGCTCCAGCGCCTCCCAGCAGACCTCCAGGAAGAGCCGCTGCTGGGGGTCGGTCAGCGCGGCCATCCGGGGGCTGAGCCCGAAGAACGCGGCGTCGAAGCCGGCGATCTCGTCCAGCACCGGACGGGCGGGGACGTACGAGGGGTCGTGCACGGTCAGCGGGTCGACGCCGGCCGCGATCAGCTCCTCGGGGGAGAAGAAGCTGATCGACTCCACCCCGTCGCACAGGTTGCGCCAGAACCGGCCCACGTCGCCCGCGCCGGGGAACCGGCCCGCCATGCCGACGACCGCGATGTGCCGGTCGAGGTCCGCGTCGGCCACCGCGACCGGGGCGGCGGGCGTCGGCGCGGGCAGCCGCATGGGGGGTGCCGTGAGCACGGGCGCGAGCACGGGTGTGGGCACGGGTGTGGGCACGGGTGTGGGCACGGGTGTGGGCACGGGCGCGGGAGCCGCCGCGGCGCCCGGGCGGTCCAGGCGGGCGGCCAGGGCGTGCACGGTGGGCATCTCGAACAGCGACACTGTCGGGATCGCCACCCCGAACCGCTCCTTGACCAGCGCGAGCATCTGCAGCGCGAGCAGCGAATTGCCGCTCAGGTCGAAGAAGTTGTCCCGGGTGCCGACCGGTTCGACGCCGAGCACCGAGGACCACACCTCGGCCAGCCCGCGCTCGGTGGCGGTCAGCGGGGGAGCGTAGGGCTGCGGCAGGTCGGGCCTGGGGAAGCGCCGCGCGGCGCCGGCGGCCGTCGCCGGGCCGGCCGCGCCGCGCGGGGCGGGCAGCCGGTCGGCCAGCCCGCCCGCCGCGACCACGACCGCGGGCAGGCCGGCGGCGAGCACCTGGTCGAAGGCGGCCAGTGCCTGCTCCTCGCTCATGGCGTGCGCGGCCATCGAGGCGCCGATCCGGCCCCCCAACCGCTCAAGCGTGCCCGGCCAGGTGTCCCAGGCGGCGGCCAGCCACCGGGTGCCGAGCGGGTCCCGACCCCGCGCCAGGGCGGTCAGCGCCGCGTTGGCCGCCGCGTAGCCGCCGAAGGTCACGCCGCCGAGCAGCGCCGAGGTCGAGGAGAACAGCACGCACCAGTGCGGCGCCCGCCCCGCGGGCAGCGCGTCCAGCACCGAGGCGAGCACCCGGGCGCCGCCGACCTTGGCCCCGAAGTGGCGGGCGGCGGCGGCCTCGTCCGTGGCGGAGAGCGGCGCGAAGGTGTCCGGTCCCGAGTCCGCGGCGGCGTGCACCACGCCGTCGATCCGCTCGCCGGTGAAGAGCTCGCGCATGGCGACCGGGTCGGTCACGTCGACGCGCGGGGTCAGCACCTCGGCGCCCGCCGCGCGCAGCCGGGCGAGGGCGGCGTGGCGCGGGTGCGCCGGGTCCTCGGGCAGCGCGCCGCGGCCGGTCAGCACGAGCCGCGCCGCCCCGCGCCGGGCCAGGTGCTCCGCCACCAGCAGGCCGCCGCCGCCGAGGCCACCGGTGATCAGGTAGCTGCCGCCGGTGCGGACGGCGGCGACCGGCGCCACCGGGGCCGGGACCGGTTCGTAGCCGGGCAGCAGCCGCCGGCCCGCCCGGTGGGCGACCAGCACCGCGCCGTCCGTGCGGTCCAGCTCGGCCGCCAGTGCCTGGGCCGAGTCGAGCACGCCGTACCCGGGGTCGAGGTCGACGCCCCGGCTCCGAAGGTTCAGGTACTCCTGATCGGCCACCACGGGCAGCGCCGCGACGGCCGCCTGGGCGGCGCGGACCCGCTCGGAGCCGGCGGTGGCCTGTCCGCCGCGGGTCACCACCAGGACCCGGACGGCACCCGTCCCGTCGCCCGCGGCGGCGGCCAGGGCGCGCGAGACGGCGGCCACCGCCGGCGCCCCGTCGTCCTCGGCGCCCGAGCTGTCCAGCGCCGCCAGGTGGACCACGGTGGCCCCGCCCGTACGGGCCAGCTCCGTCAGGCCCTCGCCGCCGGGTGCCACGGTGACCTCGGCACCGCCGGTCCGGCGCAGCAGGTCGGCCAGCGCCTGCCCGACACCGCCCGCGTCGGGGACGATCACGTACCGGGTGGCGGGCGGCGCGTCAGGGCCGGTGTCCTCGGCCGCGTGCCAGGTCTGGGCCAGCAGGGCCACGTGCCCGGCGCCGGCCACCGGGCACGCCGCGGGCTCGACGGCCTCGACGGCCTCGACGGTCTCGACGGCCTCGACGGGCTCGGGGTCGGCCGCGCTCGGCGGGTCGATCCAGTACCGCTCCCGCTGGAACGGGTACCCGGGCAGGCCGACCCGGTGCAGCGGTCGGTCGGCCTGCCGGCCGGGCTGGTAGCCCGCCAGGTCGAGGCCCGCCCCGGCCAGCCAGAGCCGCCCCGCCGCCTCGGCCGCCGCCACGCCGGCCGGCCTCGGGTCGTCGGCGCCCGGCAGCAGCGCCACGACCTCGGACGCGTGGTCGGGTGCCGTGTGGTCGGGTGCCGCGTGGTCGGGCGTCCGGGGGGAGTCGGCGGGACCGATCACCAGCAGGACGGCCTCGTCGTCGACGGGCGCCCGCGTGGTCCCGGCGGGCGCCGGCGCGCACAGGCGCTCGGCCCAGTAGCCGGGATCCGTCGCCTGCGCGCCGGTGATCGGCTGCCCGGTCGCGCCGGAGAGGCAGGGGATGCCGGGTGCCCGCGGCGTGGTGTTGGCCGCCACCCAGGCGGTCAGCTCCGCGCGCGGCGTGGGGTCGGTCTGCCGGGCGAGGTGGGCGCGGTGGGCGAGCAGGGCGAGCGCGTCCTTCAGCGGGAGCACGCCGGACAGGCAGGCCGCGACGTACTCGCCCACGCCGTGGCCGATCAGCGCCGAGGGCTCGATGCCCCAGGAGCGCACCAGCTGGGCCAGCGCGTAGTCGACGGCGAAGGCGGCGAGGTCTGCTGACGCCTCGTGGTCCGGCAGGCCGTCAGCCGCGTCCCCGCCGGTGCTCGGGCGCAGCGGGTCGGCGCCCGGGAGCCCGTGCTGCAGGGTGCGGCACCCGTCGAGCCCGGCGCGGAAGACCGGCTCGCTCGCGGCCAGTTCGGCCGCCGCCGCGGGGTGGAGCGCGCCGCTGCCCGCGAGCAGGAAGGCGACCGGGCGGTCGGTGCCGGGCGCCACCCGGGCACAGGCGGCGCCCTCGCGCAGCAGGACCACCGCGGCCGCCGGGGAGTCGGCGACCAGCATCCGGCGGTGCCGGAAGGCCGCCCGGCCGGTCCGCAAGGTGTGGGCCACATCGGCCAGTTCGTCCCCGGAGCGCTCCAGGTGCCCGGCCAGCGCGGCGGTGGCCCCGTCCGCGGCCGCGGACGAGCGGGCCGACCAGAGCAGCAGTTCGGGTCGGTGCGTGGTGGCGGCGGGCCGCACGCGCGGCGGCGCCTCCTCGATCACCACGTGCGCGTTGGTGCCCCCGATGCCGAACGCGCTGACGCCCGCGCGCCGTGGCCGCGCACCCCGCTGCCACGGCGTCGGCTCGGTGACCACGGTCAATCCGGCGTCACCGGCGGCGAGTTGCGGATTCGGTTCGGTGAGGTTGCGGGTCGGCGGCAGCTCGCCGTGGTGCAGCGCGAGTGCCGCCTTGATCAGACCGGTCACCCCGGCGGCGCGGTCCAGGTGGCCGATGTTGGTCTTGATCGAGCCGATCCGCAGCGCCTCGCCCCGGAAGACCCTTTGCAGCGCGGCCAGTTCGGCCGCGTCGCCCAGCGCGGTGCCGGTGCCGTGCGCCTCGACGTAGTCGATGTCGGCCGGGGCCAGCCCGGCGGCGGCCAGTGCCTCCGCGATGACCGCGGCCTGCCCCTCGACGCCCGGCGCGGTGAAGCCGACCTTCCGGCCCGCGTCGTTGTTGATCGCCCAGCCCCGGAGCACGGCGTAGACGCGGTCGCCGTCGGCGAGCGCGTCCCGCAGGCGGCGCAGGGCCACCACACCGACGCCGCTGCCCAGCGGGGCGCCCAGCCCCGAGGCGTCGAACGCCCGGCACTCGCCGTCCGGCGGGGCGATGCCGCCCCGCTGGTAGAGGTAGCCGACCCGCTGCGGCACGGCGATCGAGACACCGCCGGCCAGCGCCAGGTCGCACTCCAGGTTCGCCAGGCTGCTCGCGGCCACGCAGACCGCCACCAGCGAGGTCGAGCAGGCGCTCTGCACGGTGAACGCCGGGCCGGACAGACCGAGCAGGTGCGCCACCCGCGTGGCCAGGGTGTCCTTCTCGTTGGCCAGGGCGAGGGCCATCGGGCCCACCTCGCGCGCGGCGCCGGCCGGGTCGAGGTTGTTGGTGAGGTAGGTGCTCCAGGCGCAGCCGCCGAAGACGCCGACGGCTCCGTCGAAGCGGGCCGGGTCGCAGCCCGCGTCCTCCAGCGCGTGCCAGCTGTGCTCCAGGAAGAGCCGGTGCTGCGGATCGAGGATCTGGGCCTCCTTGGGGTTGACCCCGAAGAATCCCGCGTCGAACCGGTCGACGCCGTCGATGACCGCGCCGGCCTTGACGTAGTCCGGGTCCGCCAGGGTCCGGCGCGGCACACCGGCCGCGAGCAGCTCCTCGTCGGTGAACCGGGTGATGCCCGAGCGGCCGGCCCTGATGGTGGCCCACAGCTCGGCCACGTCCCCGGCCCCCGGGAACCGGCCCGCCATCCCGACCAGTGCGATGTCCGTGTCAGCGATGTCCGTGCCGGAGACCTCGTCGACGATGGGCCCGGTGATGGGCCCGGTGGCGTGCTCAGTCACGGTGTCCTCGCTTCTGGGTTCCGGAGGTCTGGGTGCCGGCGGCCGGGGAGGCGGACGTCCGGGTGCCGCCCGCCCGGCGGCGCCGTTCGCCCCGGGTGGCGCCGGCGGCCAGCACGGTCGCGTCCTGCGGGCGCGCCCCGTCGGGCTCCGCGAGCGCCGCGCTGAAGGCCGCGACGGTGGGGTGGGCGAAGAGCACCGCGGGGGCGATCCGCTGGTCGAGCAGGCGCTCGATGGCGGTCACCATGGCCATACCGACCAGGGAGGTGCCGCCGAGGTCGAAGAACGGGTCGTGCACGCCCACCCGGTCGATGCCCAGGAAGTCGCCCCAGACCTCGGCGACGGTGGTCTCCAGCGAGGAGCGCGGCGCCGCGTAGTCGGTGCGCAGCGGCGGCCGGGGGAAGCGGGTCGAGCCGCTCGCACCGGCGGCCGCGTCGACCAGCTCCTCCAGGTCGGTGATCCCGCTCCACTCGCGCACGGCCTGCGGCAGCGGCTGGCGCGGCGCCACCACGCTGCCGCTCACCCCACCGCCGCCGCCCGCCGTGCCGCCGACGAGCCGCTCCAGCAGCGCGCAGCCGTCCTCGTCGGTGAAGCCGTACCGCTTGCGGTAGTCGAGCTGCTCGGCGAAGACGGTGCCGGTCAGCTCGGTCTGCCAGTCGTCGTGCTGCCACTGGCCCCAGGCGACGCTGATCACCTGGGTGTCGGGGGCGGCGGCGGCCAGCGCCGTGCCGTAGGCGTCGAGCACGCTGTTGGCCGCGCAGTAGTCACCCTCGCCGATCCCGCCCAGGACGGTGGCGATGGAGGAGTAGAGCACCAGCAGCTTCGGCCGCAGTTCGGCCGGCGTGTCCGGGCCGACCAGTTCGGCCAGCGGCCCCATCGCCAGCACCTTCGGCGCGAGCACCCGGGCCGCCCCGGCGGCCGTCTGCCGCCCCGCGAGGCCGCCGCCCGCCACGCCGGCGCAGTGCACCACCCCGTGCAGCGCGCCGAAGTGGCGCCGCGCCTGGTGCAGGGCGGCGCGCAGCTCGTCCGG
Coding sequences within:
- a CDS encoding type I polyketide synthase: MTEHATGPITGPIVDEVSGTDIADTDIALVGMAGRFPGAGDVAELWATIRAGRSGITRFTDEELLAAGVPRRTLADPDYVKAGAVIDGVDRFDAGFFGVNPKEAQILDPQHRLFLEHSWHALEDAGCDPARFDGAVGVFGGCAWSTYLTNNLDPAGAAREVGPMALALANEKDTLATRVAHLLGLSGPAFTVQSACSTSLVAVCVAASSLANLECDLALAGGVSIAVPQRVGYLYQRGGIAPPDGECRAFDASGLGAPLGSGVGVVALRRLRDALADGDRVYAVLRGWAINNDAGRKVGFTAPGVEGQAAVIAEALAAAGLAPADIDYVEAHGTGTALGDAAELAALQRVFRGEALRIGSIKTNIGHLDRAAGVTGLIKAALALHHGELPPTRNLTEPNPQLAAGDAGLTVVTEPTPWQRGARPRRAGVSAFGIGGTNAHVVIEEAPPRVRPAATTHRPELLLWSARSSAAADGATAALAGHLERSGDELADVAHTLRTGRAAFRHRRMLVADSPAAAVVLLREGAACARVAPGTDRPVAFLLAGSGALHPAAAAELAASEPVFRAGLDGCRTLQHGLPGADPLRPSTGGDAADGLPDHEASADLAAFAVDYALAQLVRSWGIEPSALIGHGVGEYVAACLSGVLPLKDALALLAHRAHLARQTDPTPRAELTAWVAANTTPRAPGIPCLSGATGQPITGAQATDPGYWAERLCAPAPAGTTRAPVDDEAVLLVIGPADSPRTPDHAAPDHTAPDHASEVVALLPGADDPRPAGVAAAEAAGRLWLAGAGLDLAGYQPGRQADRPLHRVGLPGYPFQRERYWIDPPSAADPEPVEAVETVEAVEAVEPAACPVAGAGHVALLAQTWHAAEDTGPDAPPATRYVIVPDAGGVGQALADLLRRTGGAEVTVAPGGEGLTELARTGGATVVHLAALDSSGAEDDGAPAVAAVSRALAAAAGDGTGAVRVLVVTRGGQATAGSERVRAAQAAVAALPVVADQEYLNLRSRGVDLDPGYGVLDSAQALAAELDRTDGAVLVAHRAGRRLLPGYEPVPAPVAPVAAVRTGGSYLITGGLGGGGLLVAEHLARRGAARLVLTGRGALPEDPAHPRHAALARLRAAGAEVLTPRVDVTDPVAMRELFTGERIDGVVHAAADSGPDTFAPLSATDEAAAARHFGAKVGGARVLASVLDALPAGRAPHWCVLFSSTSALLGGVTFGGYAAANAALTALARGRDPLGTRWLAAAWDTWPGTLERLGGRIGASMAAHAMSEEQALAAFDQVLAAGLPAVVVAAGGLADRLPAPRGAAGPATAAGAARRFPRPDLPQPYAPPLTATERGLAEVWSSVLGVEPVGTRDNFFDLSGNSLLALQMLALVKERFGVAIPTVSLFEMPTVHALAARLDRPGAAAAPAPVPTPVPTPVPTPVPTPVLAPVLTAPPMRLPAPTPAAPVAVADADLDRHIAVVGMAGRFPGAGDVGRFWRNLCDGVESISFFSPEELIAAGVDPLTVHDPSYVPARPVLDEIAGFDAAFFGLSPRMAALTDPQQRLFLEVCWEALEQSGYARPEHRGRVGVFGGSNLSTYLLGMMDRFAGDQDVSMYELVMGNDKDALTTTVSYLFDLRGPSVAVQTFCSTSLVAVHTAVRSLRAGDCEMALAGGVSVRVPDRIGHLHTPGGMESPDGHVRAFDAGARGSMFGDGATVVVLKRLGDALRDGDHIWSVIRGSALNNDGALKVGYTAPSVVGQAAVIADAMADARVAATDIGYVEAHGTGTELGDPIEVAALTRAFGPTGRDQYCPIGSVKTNVGHLDRAAGTAGLIKTSLVLREGLIPPTLHFTSPNPQIDFAHSPFYVNAELTPWPASPRRPRIAGLNSLGMGGTNVHVVVQEPPRRPEPPAGDARTARRYQLLPVSARGAQALEEAVRQLGEHLRERPGTRLADAAYTLQVGRRTFEHRSVTVAADLAGAVATLTGAVGAAPPAGRVEAVQGRPVAFLFTGVGEQYPGMVGELHRREPVFRAELDACLAKLAELTADLDGLDGLDGLDGADNMAGPAGLRDLLTGERGGGPDLAALLGRATAADGGAGSGADGRADALQRTEIVQPLLFAVDYALAATLLRWGVRPSMMLGYSLGEYVAACLSGVLSLDDALALVVHRARLIATAEPGAMAAVQLPAARLSERFGLEARGLDIAAVNGPETVVVAGPGAALDALAAELRAAGIACRPLRTSHAFHSRMLAPLAGELTDWISRNIRLGAPTLPYLSNVTGAPVDAELVRDPAYWAQHMCSPVQFERAAAALLADEQLAVVEIGPGQSLGALLRGAGCPPRRWPMITATLPGAGDPRPDDAVLTECLARLWLLGVDVDWTAHHGRDQHAAVQPAAVEPDQRRDGVVLDTGAAPGRIPLPTYPFQRQRYWIERTERTAAGAPGASTGAGAAELPAGPGGALEQFDRIPLLPEERWIHLPAWRQAAAGPAEERTPSSWLVFAADGAADRVLAALREAIAPSGVPLTVVRPGEGYRRTEDGCTIRPGNPQDAAALLRVLRAEGLRLDRVVHLWTLGEEPGSTATTLALGLHTLTALARAAGELGLEDWSLDIVTTGAQRVLHDGEARPDAATLIGPALVVPMEYASVGARLIDVDPDPVAAEVAAELLRPASERKVALRAGRRWVCGYDVVPPAAPERTAAVLREGGVYLITGGLGGLGLAMAERLARDCGARLVLFGRQGLPPRERWAAIAAGTERAEERIRARVTRVLEIVEAGGQVEIVVGDVADAGDLRRAVELALERFGALHGVLHTAGVPGTGLMQFKQPGDADLVLAPKIAGTLAIAEALRTGEADEIAPDFLVLFSSITSVTGGGPGQVDYCAGNAYLDAYAARHSAPGRRVLSVAWGEWTWNAWDEGLAGYEESIRSFFREHRARFGIGFEPGWRTLLRAIASGESHVVVSTQDLPAVVEIAGRFTVDAVTSAANPSAGAGAGADRHPRPELLTPYQEPSGSTQEAIAEAWCASLRLERVGVVDNFFELGGTSLLSINLLAALRRAFPDAQLPPHIIHEAPTVAALAKIVDEAGPREEQDTGARGELRRSGVRAAAARRRRP